One Xylanibacillus composti genomic region harbors:
- a CDS encoding redoxin domain-containing protein — protein MIRKQKWLQVLILGGIVIAGFLAIGGSLFSQEEKPPEKGDAMVDFTLDGLDGQAYSLSSYKGQPIVLNFWGTFCEPCVREMPLLEHFHQEHVDEGLKVIGVNLNETQVSVRSFVRETGVSFHILLDKDVVRKRYGVLYFPTTFFIDREGIIQEIVIGEMTEPILLSALNKIGVKGQPGGPS, from the coding sequence ATGATTCGCAAACAAAAATGGTTACAAGTGCTGATCTTGGGCGGGATCGTAATCGCTGGCTTTCTGGCGATTGGCGGCAGCTTATTCAGTCAAGAGGAGAAACCGCCGGAGAAGGGCGACGCCATGGTCGACTTTACGCTGGACGGTCTGGACGGACAGGCTTATTCCCTGTCTTCCTACAAGGGACAGCCGATCGTCCTGAACTTCTGGGGCACCTTCTGCGAGCCTTGTGTTCGGGAGATGCCATTGCTTGAGCATTTCCATCAAGAACATGTGGACGAAGGCCTGAAAGTGATCGGCGTCAATCTGAATGAAACGCAGGTTTCGGTGCGGAGCTTCGTGCGGGAAACAGGCGTATCCTTTCACATTTTGCTTGACAAAGATGTGGTGAGGAAGCGGTATGGCGTTCTGTATTTTCCAACTACGTTCTTCATTGATCGGGAAGGGATCATTCAGGAGATCGTCATAGGCGAGATGACCGAACCCATCCTGTTGTCGGCATTGAATAAAATCGGCGTGAAAGGACAGCCGGGAGGCCCATCATGA